CAGCGGTTTCACGGCGGTGGCGATCTACGGCCTCGCGGCATTCGCCGAACAACTGCAGACGCAGATCTTCGACGGCGTCGTGATCGACTGGCTGTTCGGCTCGCAGACCTCGGCGGCGGCGATTCGCGCGGTGCGGGCGTCGGAGAATCCCGATGCGCCGATTTTCGTGCTGACCGGCGAGTTGCTGACCGGCAAGGCCAGCGAATCGGAGATCAGCGAGATCATCCGCAACTACGACGTCGCGTGCTATGAAAAGCCCGCGCGCATGGCGATCCTGGTCGCGGATCTGTCCAAGCGCCTCAACCGGCCTTAACGAAGTATCCGCCGGCAAGCGGCTGAAGGTGTGTGCTCAGGTTGAGCCCTCCTCCAACTGCGCTTCCTCAAGGCGTCACATCACACCGTATGCCGCGAAGCCAAAGCTCGCTGCAACGCGCCACGCAGTTCCTCGTAATGTACCGGCTTTAATAACGCTTCGAAAAACGGCTGAGAGCCGACTTCTCCCCCTTCGCCCGCCGTACCAGCATCCACGCTATCCGCCTCCGGCGCATACGCGCTCACCACGATCACCGGAACACCCGACGACGGCCCCCCGCGTGCCGCGAAATCCGCAAGGAACGTATAACCGTCGCGATCCGGCATATGCAGATCGAGCAGCACCACGTCGCAGCGACGCGCGTCGAGCCACGCGAGCGCATCGTCGGCATTGGAGACGGCGTGCGCGTCGAAATCCATGTGCGCGATCATTTCGCTGAGCGACTCGCGAATCAGGCGGTTGTCGTCGACGATCAGCACGCACGGGCGCGCGCCGCCCGGTTCGGCGTACGCCGCCACGCCGGGCGGCGCGACGGCCGCGACGGGCGTAACCGGGATCGTCACCGTAAAGACCGTCCCCTCGCCCACGGTGCTCGCCACCTCGACGGTGCCGCCGAACAGCCTGACCAGTCCCTGAACGATCGTGAGCCCCATCCCCGCGCCCTCGAAGCGGCGCGTGCGCGACGCATCCAGCTGCGTGAACTCCTGGAAGATCAGCGGAATCTGCGCGTGCGGCACACCCGGCCCCGTATCGCTGACGACAAAGATCAGCACCGTCGGCCGCTGCCTCAGCTGCACGCGCACCGTGCCGGTTTCGGTGTAACGGATCGCGTTGGTGACCAGGTTGTTGACGATCTGGCGGATGCGATGCGGATCGGAATCGACGAGGCCGTTCATGCCGCTCGCCTCGCTTTCCAGCTTGAGTCCGCGTGCGGCGGCCGACATCGCATGTTCGTCGACGATCGACGCCAGCAGTTCGCGCGGCTCGAAATGCTCGTGACGCAGTTCGAGCTTGCCGGCGCCGAGGCGCGCGTAGTCGGTCAGGTCTTTCATCTGCGCTTCCAGATGGCGCCCCGCGGTTTCGAGGCGCTGGATGACCTTGCGGTCGGCTTCGGAGTGATAGTTGAAGCCCAGCAATTCAATCGACGACACGATCGCATGCAACGGCGTGCGCAGCTCGTGGCTGATCATGCCGAGAAACGCGTCTTTCGCGAGACTCGCCTCGCGCGCCGCGCGGCTCGCCTGATGCTCCGCTTCGAGCGCCGCGTGCTGCTGATGCATCAGACGCGTGCGGCGCCGGCCGTTGAGCACCAGCAGCGTGGTCGCGGCCGCCGACAGTAACAGCAGCAACAGGCCGCCCGCGAACAGCATGCGGCGCTTATCGATGAAATCGCGGTTCATCGCCTCACGGTCGGCCACGTCGGCGAAACGGCGGCTCAACGCGAGATCGTTGACCTCATTCCAATGCTGACGCAACGCCGCGACGATCCGATCGGCGCGGCTGCGGTCCTTCGACAAGGCATCGACCTCAGGCTGGATCTCGCCCAGCAAATGATCGAGCACCTGGATTTCGTCCTGTTGCCGTTGCAGCAGCGCGAGCTGCGTGGCCAGCTGGCTTGTCGA
This genomic stretch from Paraburkholderia caffeinilytica harbors:
- a CDS encoding ATP-binding protein; the protein is MADQGTHRQITRRPWRRVLYVLIWLTALAAPAGAIGYLLYANLLNPRTTEQLTGQYDGFYWDAAQLQIAYARFENQLLLYQSGVDDDYQRLMLRYQLLQSKLHVMAGSTSQLATQLALLQRQQDEIQVLDHLLGEIQPEVDALSKDRSRADRIVAALRQHWNEVNDLALSRRFADVADREAMNRDFIDKRRMLFAGGLLLLLLSAAATTLLVLNGRRRTRLMHQQHAALEAEHQASRAAREASLAKDAFLGMISHELRTPLHAIVSSIELLGFNYHSEADRKVIQRLETAGRHLEAQMKDLTDYARLGAGKLELRHEHFEPRELLASIVDEHAMSAAARGLKLESEASGMNGLVDSDPHRIRQIVNNLVTNAIRYTETGTVRVQLRQRPTVLIFVVSDTGPGVPHAQIPLIFQEFTQLDASRTRRFEGAGMGLTIVQGLVRLFGGTVEVASTVGEGTVFTVTIPVTPVAAVAPPGVAAYAEPGGARPCVLIVDDNRLIRESLSEMIAHMDFDAHAVSNADDALAWLDARRCDVVLLDLHMPDRDGYTFLADFAARGGPSSGVPVIVVSAYAPEADSVDAGTAGEGGEVGSQPFFEALLKPVHYEELRGALQRALASRHTV